The Phalacrocorax carbo chromosome 28, bPhaCar2.1, whole genome shotgun sequence genome segment tgcgcGGGGGGATGGCAACCTCTCCATTTTATTTAAGCAAGCACGGGGTGCACGGGTCACCGGCGGTTTGCTGAGCTTGTGAAACTCCCAAAGCCATCGTGCACCCAGAGTTTGGGGTGTGCAGAGGCTTCGGGGGCAGCAGAGGGCGGCTAGACCCAAATATCGGAGGTGCAGTCCCCGCCGGGGTAGCGGATCTCGTGCGCCAGGCAGGGCCCGCCGGGCTCCTTCCCAAAATCCACCAGGAAGCTCCCGTTGACCGTCAGGCCGCCCTGCTCCGTGTCCACGTCCAGCTGCAGCATGACGGAGCCGTCCCTGCGGAGGGGCGAGCgcggggaggctgggagggagccgGGCGCCCCCCACCACCCCGTGGAGGGACCCACTCTGCCTCCGAGGAGCTGCAAATGCGGTCCCCGAGCTGCGGGTGCTGCCTCGTGCTCCTACAATCGTCCTCGATTAGCAAAGCTCCCTTACCTGACGAGGTCGGGGTAGAACTGCCGGTCCCAGGCGCTGTAGAGGGACGTGGTGACGTACAGCCTCTTCCCATCCAAGCTGAGCTGGATCATCTGGGGTCCCCCCGACACCCTCTTCCCCTGGGAGCGGACAGACGAGCAGACGTGCTgctggagggtgctgggccggGGGACGCCTCCGCCTCCCCCACACCGGCGGCGCGGCCACCACCTCCATCCCGTGGGATGCGGCGGAGCAGGGAACGCGCCCCAGCCTTGCCGCCACCGCCCGGCATGCTCCGCGGCAGAGCCGTCGCCGTGCCCCCGCCGGCATCGCTCAAGGCGGAGGTGGGACCGAGCAGACGGCGGGGGCGAAGCCGGGGGATTCTGGGGGGACGGCCGAGCTCACCTTGATGAAAAACGGGTCTGGCTGGCCCTGCAGCTCTTCGTCCCTGCACACCGTCACGGGCCCTCCCTTGGTGATGCTGCCACCCACGAAGACCTGCAAGAGACCAAAGGTCTGGGGGGCCGAGGCAGCGAGGATGGGGCCGATCCCAGCTGTCCCCAAGAGAGGAGAAGCATCGGGCTGCGACCGCGAGCTGCTGCCTCACCTGTCCCACCAGCTTGGGCTTGCGGGTGTCGGAGATGTCGTACTGGCGGATGTCTCCGTGCAGCCAGTTGCTGAAGTACAAGAACCTGTCGTCCAGCGAGATGAGGATGTCGGTGATGAAGCCTTGGGGAGGGTACAACAGAGCTGCACACACAGGCGGCAGCACCGGCAGCGCCCGGGGGAGCCGGGGAGCCCCTCGGCACCCATATGGCGATGCACTGACCTGGCATGTCCGGGAGGAGCCATCCCTCCACCTTCTTGCTGGGGATTTGGATCACCTTCTCGGCCGCCCAGTCTCCTTGCTGCAGGAGGTGCGGGACAGAGCACGGCCCCGGGGGGCTCAGCACTCGCGGCAGAGGCAGGATCAGGCCCGTTGCTGGGGCAGACGCTGCGTGCACGCGTCCCCCACCTCGAGTCCCTAGAGCTGAGCTTCAGCTACTTCACCAGCCATCTCTGGCTCCGCAGAGCCGTGGGGACGATGGGCTCTGGGACCTGAGAAGGGGCTTTGGGGGCCAAAAACTTGTCTAATTATCTGGCTAGATTAGCTGGTTTGGTGAAAGGTGTTCTCTGTCCTCACCCAGTTCGTCATGCACAACAGACACCAAGAAGCTTGGGCTGTTGTAAATCCACAACAAAGGTATAAATAAACCTCCTTTAAATTAAATCATTTCGGCCTAAACTGCTGCCAGTCAGAACAAGTCCTCTGGTGAGATTACCCCGAGCCAGCTCATGTCCTGGGTGCGGAGAGGCGGCTGCACGGCACGGGGAGGCGGGTGCGTGCATCGGCAGGGCGCGGCGTCGGgctgggggggcggcgggggacgCGGGAATCGGGGCGCTGCGCGGAGTCGTGCAGCTCGGTCAGCCAAGGGGCAGCAGCCCTTTTCCAGCCAACGCCGCGGGAGCGCCT includes the following:
- the LOC135318004 gene encoding methanethiol oxidase-like codes for the protein MIQLSLDGKRLYVTTSLYSAWDRQFYPDLVRDGSVMLQLDVDTEQGGLTVNGSFLVDFGKEPGGPCLAHEIRYPGGDCTSDIWV